Proteins encoded in a region of the Streptomyces violaceoruber genome:
- a CDS encoding discoidin domain-containing protein, with the protein MRLRSMGVALVATAALVTLPAPITATAADTPLSQGRTATSSSAENAGTPSQNAVDGDTATRWSSAASDDQWLQVDLGATASVTRVVLDWEAAYGKDYKIQLSQDGSTWTDAKTVTGGDGGTDTLDVSGQGRYVRMQGVHRATPWGYSLWEFQVFGTTGGTAPGGSCDTANAAQGRPATASSVENAGTPATAAFDGDTGTRWSSQASDPQWVRVDLGAVQDLCKVDLNWEAAYAKDFRIEASADGQSWQTLKSVTGATGGKASYDVSGSGRYVRVHGTARATGYGYSLWEVAVHTGTTGTPPVEGGGDLGPNVIVVDPSTPNLQQKFDQVFAQQESNQFGGGRYQFLLKPGTYNGINAQLGFYTSVSGLGLNPDDTQINGDITVDAGWFNGNATQNFWRSAENLAITPSNGTDRWAVAQAAPFRRIHVKGGLNLAPNGYGWASGGYIADSKIDGTVGPYSQQQWYTRDSSVGGWTNGVWNMTFTGVEGAPGSNFETGPYTTLDTTPISREKPFLYLDGNEYKVRVPAKRTNARGVSWPANAGGTSLPLSQFYVVKPGATAATINAALDQGLNLLFTPGVYHIDQTIEVDRANTVVLGLGLATIIPDGGVDAMHVADVDGVRLAGFLIDAGPVNSDTLLRIGTPGGNADHAANPTTMQDVFIRVGGAGPGKATDSVVVESDDVIIDHTWIWRADHGEGVGWETNRADYGLRVNGDDVLATGLFVEHFNKYDVYWSGERGRTIFFQNEKAYDAPNEAAITHDGIVGYAAYKVADSVNVHDAVALGSYCNFTADPGIVQHHGFQVPVKPGVRMRNLQVISLGGMGQYRHVVNDTGAGTSGTDTVPSKVVQFP; encoded by the coding sequence ATGAGACTGAGATCCATGGGTGTCGCGCTCGTCGCCACGGCGGCGCTCGTCACCCTCCCCGCTCCGATCACGGCCACCGCGGCCGACACTCCCCTCTCCCAGGGCCGGACGGCCACGTCGTCCTCGGCCGAGAACGCCGGCACGCCGTCGCAGAACGCCGTCGACGGCGACACGGCCACCCGGTGGTCGTCGGCCGCGAGCGACGACCAGTGGCTCCAGGTCGACCTCGGTGCCACCGCCTCCGTCACCCGGGTCGTGCTCGACTGGGAGGCGGCCTACGGCAAGGACTACAAGATCCAGCTCTCCCAGGACGGGAGCACCTGGACCGACGCGAAGACGGTCACCGGCGGCGACGGCGGCACCGACACCCTCGACGTGTCGGGCCAGGGCCGCTACGTCCGTATGCAGGGCGTCCACCGGGCCACCCCCTGGGGCTACTCGCTGTGGGAGTTCCAGGTCTTCGGCACCACCGGCGGCACCGCCCCGGGCGGCTCCTGCGACACCGCCAACGCCGCGCAGGGCAGGCCCGCCACCGCCTCCTCCGTCGAGAACGCCGGAACACCGGCCACCGCGGCCTTCGACGGCGACACCGGCACCCGCTGGTCCAGCCAGGCCTCCGACCCGCAGTGGGTGCGGGTCGACCTGGGCGCCGTGCAGGACCTGTGCAAGGTGGACCTGAACTGGGAGGCCGCCTACGCCAAGGACTTCCGCATCGAGGCCTCCGCGGACGGGCAGAGCTGGCAGACGCTGAAGAGCGTCACGGGCGCCACCGGGGGCAAGGCCTCCTACGACGTCAGCGGTTCGGGCCGCTACGTCCGCGTCCACGGCACGGCCCGCGCCACCGGCTACGGCTACTCCCTGTGGGAGGTCGCCGTGCACACCGGCACCACCGGCACTCCGCCCGTCGAGGGCGGCGGCGACCTGGGGCCGAACGTCATCGTCGTGGACCCGTCCACGCCGAACCTCCAGCAGAAGTTCGACCAGGTCTTCGCCCAGCAGGAGTCCAATCAGTTCGGCGGCGGCCGCTACCAGTTCCTGCTGAAGCCGGGCACCTACAACGGCATCAACGCCCAACTGGGCTTCTACACCTCCGTCTCCGGTCTCGGCCTCAACCCGGACGACACGCAGATCAACGGTGACATCACCGTGGACGCGGGCTGGTTCAACGGCAACGCCACGCAGAACTTCTGGCGTTCGGCCGAGAACCTCGCCATCACCCCGTCCAACGGCACCGACCGCTGGGCCGTCGCCCAGGCCGCCCCGTTCCGGCGCATCCACGTCAAGGGCGGGCTCAACCTGGCCCCCAACGGCTACGGCTGGGCCTCCGGCGGCTACATCGCCGACTCGAAGATCGACGGCACCGTCGGCCCCTACTCCCAGCAGCAGTGGTACACCCGGGACAGCTCGGTCGGCGGCTGGACCAACGGCGTCTGGAACATGACGTTCACGGGCGTCGAGGGCGCTCCCGGCAGCAACTTCGAGACCGGCCCGTACACCACGCTCGACACCACCCCCATCTCGCGCGAGAAGCCGTTCCTGTACCTGGACGGCAACGAGTACAAGGTGCGGGTCCCCGCCAAGCGCACCAACGCGCGCGGCGTCTCCTGGCCCGCCAACGCCGGTGGCACCTCGCTGCCGCTCAGCCAGTTCTACGTCGTCAAGCCCGGCGCGACGGCGGCGACCATCAACGCCGCGCTCGACCAGGGGCTCAACCTGCTGTTCACGCCCGGCGTTTACCACATCGACCAGACCATCGAGGTCGACCGCGCCAACACCGTCGTACTCGGCCTCGGTCTGGCCACCATCATTCCGGACGGGGGCGTCGACGCCATGCACGTGGCCGACGTCGACGGCGTGCGGCTCGCGGGCTTCCTCATCGACGCAGGGCCGGTGAACTCCGACACGCTGCTGCGGATCGGGACGCCGGGCGGCAACGCCGACCATGCCGCCAACCCCACCACCATGCAGGACGTGTTCATCCGCGTCGGCGGCGCGGGGCCCGGCAAGGCCACCGACTCCGTCGTGGTCGAGAGCGACGACGTGATCATCGACCACACCTGGATCTGGCGGGCCGACCACGGCGAGGGCGTCGGCTGGGAGACCAACCGCGCCGACTACGGCCTGCGGGTCAACGGCGACGACGTCCTCGCGACCGGACTGTTCGTCGAGCACTTCAACAAGTACGACGTCTACTGGAGCGGAGAGCGCGGCCGGACGATCTTCTTCCAGAACGAGAAGGCCTACGACGCCCCGAACGAGGCCGCCATCACCCACGACGGCATCGTCGGCTACGCGGCCTACAAGGTCGCCGACTCGGTGAACGTGCACGACGCGGTGGCGCTGGGCAGCTACTGCAACTTCACCGCCGACCCGGGCATCGTCCAGCACCACGGGTTCCAGGTACCGGTCAAGCCGGGGGTCAGGATGCGCAACCTCCAGGTGATCTCGCTGGGCGGCATGGGCCAGTACCGCCATGTCGTCAACGACACCGGCGCGGGCACGTCGGGGACGGACACCGTGCCGTCCAAGGTCGTCCAGTTCCCGTGA
- a CDS encoding CYTH and CHAD domain-containing protein produces the protein MTQSKRETERKYEPPAGGLAGLPDLTGVGPVASVTAAGPEELDAVYHDTVDLRLAGSSATLRRRTGGPDAGWHLKLPLTGDTREEVWAPLSDDVPAALRELVLSRTRGAPLRPVVRIRSTRAVRRLHDAEGGVLAELSLDEVRADATAAGGGRGEWGELEVELAEGVHAGLLDAVEKKLRKKGIVRSDSPSKLARALRDTGVGGAGVPRTPDGVVAGSSGSYVLSYLREQVGVLVGLDPAVRRELPDAVHRMRVTCRRLRSCLRSYRSVLDRRVTDPVAAELRWLAGELGAARDQEVLRERIGAALDGLPDELVLGPVAARLRVWDVSRDEDVRSRTRMALGSPRHLRLLDALDELVRHPPLRSGAGRKPARTMARAVLKEYARLAGRMDLALARPSGRSRETELHEARKAAKRLRYAAEVARPALGKPVARLGKQAKAVQQLLGEHQDAVVAQDTLRRLAVAAHGAGESAFTWGVLHGRERAGAEARQRELPGLWRAASDPALRAPLEH, from the coding sequence ATGACCCAGTCGAAGCGCGAGACGGAACGGAAGTACGAGCCGCCCGCCGGTGGCCTCGCCGGGCTGCCTGACCTCACCGGCGTCGGACCCGTCGCGTCGGTCACCGCGGCCGGGCCCGAGGAGCTCGACGCCGTGTACCACGACACGGTGGATCTGCGGCTCGCCGGGTCCTCGGCCACCCTGCGCCGCCGTACGGGCGGCCCCGACGCGGGCTGGCACCTGAAGCTGCCGCTCACCGGGGACACCCGCGAGGAGGTGTGGGCCCCGCTGTCGGACGACGTGCCCGCGGCGCTGCGCGAGCTGGTGCTGTCCCGCACGCGGGGCGCCCCGCTGCGTCCGGTGGTGCGGATCCGGTCCACCCGGGCCGTGCGGCGGCTGCACGACGCCGAGGGCGGGGTGCTGGCCGAGCTGAGCCTCGACGAGGTGCGGGCGGACGCGACGGCGGCGGGCGGCGGGCGCGGCGAGTGGGGCGAGCTGGAGGTCGAACTCGCCGAGGGCGTCCATGCCGGACTGCTCGACGCCGTGGAGAAGAAGCTCCGCAAGAAGGGGATCGTCCGGTCCGACAGTCCGTCGAAGCTCGCCCGGGCGCTGCGGGACACCGGCGTGGGTGGCGCGGGCGTGCCCCGGACGCCCGACGGAGTGGTCGCCGGCTCCTCCGGTTCGTACGTGCTCTCCTACCTGCGCGAGCAGGTCGGCGTCCTGGTGGGCCTGGACCCGGCGGTGCGCCGCGAGCTGCCCGACGCGGTGCACCGGATGCGCGTCACGTGCCGCCGGCTGCGCAGTTGCCTGCGTTCGTACCGGTCGGTGCTGGACCGGCGGGTCACCGATCCCGTGGCCGCGGAACTCCGGTGGCTGGCGGGCGAGCTGGGCGCCGCGCGGGACCAGGAGGTGCTGCGCGAACGCATCGGCGCCGCGCTGGACGGGCTCCCCGACGAGCTGGTGCTCGGCCCCGTCGCCGCCCGGCTGCGGGTGTGGGACGTGTCCCGGGACGAGGACGTGCGGTCCCGGACGCGGATGGCCCTGGGCAGCCCGCGCCATCTGCGCCTCCTGGACGCGCTGGACGAGCTGGTCCGGCACCCGCCGCTGCGCTCCGGGGCCGGGCGGAAGCCGGCCCGGACGATGGCCCGGGCGGTGCTCAAGGAGTACGCCCGTCTCGCCGGGCGCATGGACCTCGCGCTCGCGCGGCCGTCCGGCCGGTCCCGGGAGACGGAGCTGCACGAGGCGCGCAAGGCGGCCAAGCGGCTGCGCTACGCGGCCGAGGTCGCGCGTCCCGCGCTCGGCAAACCCGTCGCCCGGCTCGGCAAGCAGGCCAAGGCGGTGCAGCAGTTGCTCGGCGAGCACCAGGACGCCGTGGTCGCCCAGGACACCCTGCGCCGGCTGGCGGTGGCCGCCCACGGGGCGGGCGAGTCGGCGTTCACGTGGGGGGTGCTGCACGGCCGGGAACGGGCGGGCGCGGAAGCCCGGCAGCGGGAGCTGCCCGGGCTGTGGCGGGCGGCGTCGGATCCCGCGCTGCGGGCCCCGCTCGAACACTGA